In bacterium, the sequence TGCCATATTTATTCTCAAGTTTATCCCAAGCAGAAGTTATTTTACCAGCTTTTTCATTTTTTTTTACTGAAGAAAAAAGAGAAAGCTGGGTTTCTTCTGTTAAATCTTCAAAAGTTATTCCTGAACTTCTGTAAATAATGTTCGGGATAAATATATCAGCAAAAATTATTTTAATAGCTTCTTGAACATCAAATTCAAAATCAGTTGGTTGAATTAACTGTACTTTCTGGTAATAAACCTTAAAATCTTTTGTCCTTAGCATTACACCAATGCTTCTGGTTTTTAAATTAAGCTGTCTTAATTTTCTGCAAGCCCTGTGAGCGTGATAATTTAAAGAATTTATAATATATCTTTCATCAGAAGTAAATTTAGCAAAAGAACTTGTTTTCTGTATTGATTTTTGAAGTATATATTTATCTGAAACAGGAGAAATACTCTCGCCTAGCAATTCTTTCTTAAGCTCTATGCCTTTTTTACCAAGAAGTTTGGTCATTCTTGTATCTTCAATAAGCGTAAACTGATAAGCGGTTCTTATGCCGTATTTATTCAACAGAGCCGTTGTATTTCTACCTATGCCCCAAATTTCTGAAAT encodes:
- a CDS encoding Y-family DNA polymerase; translated protein: MNIKSIALVDCDSFFVSCEQLMNPSLLNKPVCVASNNDGCVVARSREAKAIGIKMGMPVFMAKKEFPQGIYLSGNMALYGEISDKVMKTLKEYSPLIEIYSIDEAFVDLTGLRKMYRKSYLDIAREIRSGVIEKVGVPVSIGVSSTKVLAKLASEKAKKSNGVYRIGFRDITDELKKTDISEIWGIGRNTTALLNKYGIRTAYQFTLIEDTRMTKLLGKKGIELKKELLGESISPVSDKYILQKSIQKTSSFAKFTSDERYIINSLNYHAHRACRKLRQLNLKTRSIGVMLRTKDFKVYYQKVQLIQPTDFEFDVQEAIKIIFADIFIPNIIYRSSGITFEDLTEETQLSLFSSVKKNEKAGKITSAWDKLENKYGRDVIFTGRID